A single genomic interval of Mucilaginibacter robiniae harbors:
- a CDS encoding isoaspartyl peptidase/L-asparaginase, producing MKLIIHGGFFSESSTNQEVKHAKQQALAKIVQQGYDYLQTHTATETVVYTISLLEDCDLFNAGTGSQIQSDGKIKLSAALMDGQTLRFSGVINVEDVKNPIQVAEKLMPFDDRVLSGSGAQHFARENGFDYYNPEIPQRRQEYETKLNDSIRLGTVGCVALDASGNLAAGTSTGGKGYEMPGRVSDSATVAGNYVNAHAGISCTGVGEDIVSGAIATKIVTRVTDGMTLEQATRKTLEELKPFDGFAGVIGLTASGELYYADTHPYMVWALHNGEVKYFN from the coding sequence ATGAAACTTATCATTCACGGCGGCTTCTTTAGTGAATCCAGCACCAACCAAGAGGTTAAACACGCCAAGCAACAAGCCTTAGCGAAAATTGTGCAGCAAGGTTATGATTACCTGCAAACTCATACCGCTACCGAAACGGTAGTGTACACCATCAGCTTACTGGAAGATTGCGACTTGTTTAATGCCGGTACCGGCTCGCAAATACAAAGCGATGGTAAAATAAAGTTGAGCGCGGCTTTAATGGACGGGCAAACCCTGCGTTTTTCGGGAGTAATTAATGTAGAGGATGTAAAAAACCCCATACAGGTGGCTGAAAAGCTGATGCCTTTCGATGATCGTGTACTAAGCGGTAGCGGTGCCCAACACTTTGCCCGCGAAAACGGCTTTGATTATTATAATCCCGAGATACCACAACGCCGTCAGGAATACGAAACAAAGCTGAATGATTCTATTCGCTTGGGTACGGTAGGTTGCGTAGCGTTAGATGCTAGCGGAAATTTAGCTGCCGGAACTTCAACCGGTGGCAAAGGGTATGAAATGCCGGGTCGGGTAAGTGATTCGGCTACTGTAGCAGGCAACTATGTAAATGCACATGCAGGCATATCCTGTACCGGTGTGGGCGAAGATATTGTAAGCGGCGCTATTGCCACTAAAATTGTTACCCGTGTAACTGATGGAATGACCTTGGAACAAGCCACCCGGAAAACATTGGAGGAGTTAAAGCCTTTTGATGGATTTGCCGGTGTTATCGGCCTTACCGCCAGCGGCGAATTATATTATGCCGACACCCACCCGTATATGGTTTGGGCTTTGCATAATGGCGAGGTAAAATATTTTAATTAA
- a CDS encoding cyanophycinase: MNTPKGKLIIIGGAVDLGTNVSAEEHIMKPDYIKFFERGILKRIVLESAKQEGSKVEVITTASQIPELVGQEYIKAFNQLQVTHVNVLDIRSREDALRPEYIERIKQADVVMFSGGDQLRLSSIFGGTEFLQILKHRYCYENFIVAGTSAGAAAASTNMIYRGSSNEALVKGEVQITAGLGFIDHVIIDTHFVQRGRIGRLFYAVASNPGILGIGLGEDAGLLITEGSMMEAIGSGLTIVVDGKSMVQTNIYEVEMGSPVSIEGLKVHVMSIFDRYDMNQHRLIMKKKVKVEDGVYLQAPDKD; encoded by the coding sequence ATGAATACCCCAAAAGGAAAACTAATAATAATAGGTGGCGCAGTTGATTTAGGTACAAATGTGAGTGCGGAAGAGCATATCATGAAACCTGATTATATTAAATTTTTTGAGCGGGGTATTTTAAAACGTATTGTGCTGGAATCAGCCAAGCAGGAAGGTTCAAAAGTGGAAGTTATTACAACGGCTTCACAAATACCCGAACTGGTAGGACAGGAATATATTAAAGCATTTAATCAGTTGCAGGTAACGCATGTAAATGTGCTGGATATTCGCAGCCGTGAGGATGCCCTCCGCCCAGAATATATTGAGCGTATAAAGCAGGCGGATGTGGTGATGTTTAGCGGGGGTGATCAGCTGCGGCTGAGTTCTATCTTTGGCGGTACTGAATTTTTACAGATTTTAAAGCACCGGTATTGTTATGAAAACTTTATTGTGGCTGGTACTTCTGCCGGGGCGGCTGCTGCCAGTACCAATATGATTTACCGGGGTAGCAGCAATGAGGCACTGGTGAAAGGGGAGGTGCAGATTACTGCTGGCTTAGGCTTTATCGATCATGTCATTATTGATACGCACTTTGTACAGCGTGGGCGCATTGGTCGGTTGTTTTATGCTGTAGCCAGCAACCCTGGCATATTAGGTATTGGCCTGGGCGAAGATGCCGGTTTGCTGATTACCGAAGGCAGTATGATGGAGGCTATTGGTTCGGGCCTTACTATTGTGGTAGATGGTAAAAGCATGGTGCAAACCAATATTTACGAAGTAGAAATGGGTTCGCCGGTATCCATTGAAGGCTTAAAGGTGCACGTGATGTCGATATTTGATCGATACGACATGAATCAGCACCGCCTGATTATGAAGAAGAAGGTAAAGGTGGAAGATGGTGTATATTTGCAGGCACCGGATAAGGATTGA
- a CDS encoding pyridoxine 5'-phosphate synthase produces MTRLSVNINKIATLRNSRGGNNPDLIQVAKDCEAFGAQGITVHPRPDERHIRYDDVYALKEIVTAEFNIEGNCDEEKFMDLVLAVKPHQVTLVPDARGQLTSNHGWNTIENKRYLTDVVKAFQDEGIRVSLFVDPLPEMVEAAAATGTDRVELYTEAYASHYHQGIELAAAPYIQAAEMAQKVGLGLNAGHDLDLNNLQYFARNIPGLQEVSIGHALVCDALYYGLENTIQMYLQRLSNIPTGNEEIPVKGEV; encoded by the coding sequence ATGACTCGTTTATCTGTCAACATTAATAAAATAGCCACACTTCGTAATTCACGCGGTGGCAACAACCCAGATTTAATTCAGGTAGCCAAAGATTGTGAAGCTTTTGGTGCACAAGGCATTACTGTACACCCCAGGCCAGATGAACGCCATATACGGTATGATGATGTTTACGCTTTGAAAGAAATTGTGACTGCCGAATTTAACATTGAAGGTAATTGCGACGAGGAAAAGTTCATGGATTTGGTACTAGCCGTAAAACCGCACCAGGTTACACTGGTACCTGATGCCCGAGGCCAGCTTACCTCCAACCACGGTTGGAACACGATTGAAAACAAACGCTATTTAACCGATGTGGTTAAAGCTTTTCAGGATGAAGGCATACGAGTATCCTTATTTGTTGACCCGCTGCCCGAAATGGTAGAAGCTGCCGCCGCAACCGGTACCGACCGCGTTGAGCTATATACCGAAGCCTACGCCTCCCATTATCACCAAGGCATTGAGCTGGCTGCCGCTCCTTATATACAAGCTGCCGAAATGGCTCAAAAAGTGGGTTTAGGCCTTAATGCCGGTCATGATTTGGATTTGAATAACTTGCAATACTTCGCCCGCAATATACCCGGCTTACAGGAAGTAAGCATTGGTCATGCCCTGGTTTGTGATGCCTTATACTATGGCTTGGAAAACACCATACAAATGTATCTGCAAAGATTATCGAACATACCAACAGGCAATGAAGAAATTCCGGTAAAAGGCGAAGTATAA
- a CDS encoding carboxy terminal-processing peptidase yields the protein MFNIDTDLEKFKDMFKKIYLLAVLGAALACKASPSAAPVNVPGSTNLQPDQQQGLVCKEVASLITNFNYKKVKLNDSLSTEVYNRYIKALDENHNYLLAADVKDMDQYKTELDDDLKTGNLAPAFYIFNLFQKRYLERINYSLTQIDKNFDYNKNETFTYDRDNLPWVTSEAAMNTLWTQRVKYDLLNLRLASTDMAKNRTTLRKRYQDLLSQARKLSNQDVFQTFMNAFTEAVDPHTDYFNPANAANFNIEMSRSLEGIGASLQSQNEYITIKTIVPGGPADKSKQINIDDRIIGVAQGKNGEFKDVVGWRIENAIALIRGTKGTVVRLKLLPKGTGASDKPHYVEMVREKIVLKDQLARKEIRTYNSNGKTMKIGIINVPAFYIDFNAYRAKDPNYQSTTRDVRLILDTLKRENVDGVVLDLRQNGGGSLIEAIELTGLFIKQGPVVQVRDTHNRVEVNEDEDPSVAYAGPLAIMTDRFSASASEIFAGAIQDYGRGLIIGTQTYGKGTVQSAIDLDEVLSSSLGNMVSKITGKKQQEGTGAESRYGQLNLTVAKFYRISGSSTQHKGVTPDIQFPSVIPLDKYGEDTEPSALPFDVIAKSNYVKVGDLSSVVPQLAKLHQQRMESNASYKYLLEDIADFKKRENEKSITLNEKQLKTQRDADDQKNFERGNLRRAALGLTPLKKGQTAPKGEDLDFLKFEAGQIMTDYINLAKGNQYTGVISQPQ from the coding sequence ATGTTTAACATAGATACCGATTTAGAAAAGTTTAAAGACATGTTCAAAAAAATATACCTCCTTGCTGTACTTGGCGCTGCATTGGCCTGCAAGGCATCGCCTTCGGCAGCACCAGTAAATGTGCCGGGCTCTACCAATTTGCAGCCCGATCAGCAGCAGGGCTTGGTATGTAAAGAAGTAGCATCATTAATTACCAATTTCAATTATAAAAAAGTTAAGCTGAACGATTCGCTTTCAACAGAAGTGTATAACCGTTACATCAAAGCGCTGGATGAGAACCACAATTATTTGCTGGCGGCTGATGTAAAGGATATGGATCAGTACAAAACTGAGCTGGATGATGATTTGAAAACCGGCAACCTGGCACCTGCTTTTTATATATTCAATCTGTTTCAAAAACGTTATCTGGAAAGAATCAATTACTCGTTAACCCAGATTGACAAGAACTTTGATTATAATAAGAACGAAACTTTTACTTATGACCGCGATAACCTGCCATGGGTTACTTCAGAAGCAGCGATGAACACGCTGTGGACGCAACGGGTAAAATATGATTTGCTAAACCTGCGTTTAGCCAGCACCGATATGGCTAAAAACCGAACAACGCTACGTAAGCGCTATCAAGACCTGTTAAGCCAGGCTCGCAAGCTTTCTAATCAGGATGTGTTTCAAACGTTCATGAACGCGTTTACTGAAGCTGTTGACCCGCATACCGACTATTTTAATCCGGCTAATGCAGCTAACTTCAATATTGAAATGTCTCGCTCGCTGGAAGGTATTGGTGCTTCACTGCAATCACAAAATGAGTATATTACTATAAAAACTATAGTTCCGGGCGGTCCTGCTGATAAAAGCAAGCAAATCAATATTGATGACCGGATTATAGGGGTAGCTCAGGGCAAAAACGGTGAGTTTAAAGATGTAGTGGGCTGGCGTATTGAAAATGCCATTGCCTTAATACGGGGTACTAAAGGAACTGTAGTTCGCTTGAAATTGCTGCCTAAAGGTACCGGCGCTTCAGATAAGCCTCATTATGTAGAAATGGTGCGCGAAAAGATTGTTTTGAAAGACCAATTGGCTCGTAAAGAAATACGCACCTATAACAGCAATGGTAAAACCATGAAAATTGGTATCATCAACGTACCCGCATTTTACATTGATTTTAATGCTTACCGTGCTAAAGACCCGAACTACCAAAGCACTACCCGCGACGTAAGGTTGATATTAGATACTTTGAAACGCGAAAATGTAGATGGTGTGGTGTTAGACCTTCGTCAGAATGGCGGCGGTTCATTAATTGAAGCTATCGAACTAACCGGTTTATTCATTAAACAAGGTCCGGTAGTACAGGTGCGTGATACGCACAACCGGGTAGAGGTTAATGAAGATGAAGACCCATCAGTAGCTTATGCTGGTCCGCTGGCTATCATGACTGACCGCTTTAGTGCCTCTGCTTCTGAAATTTTTGCAGGTGCAATACAGGATTATGGTCGTGGTTTAATTATCGGTACACAAACTTATGGTAAAGGTACCGTACAAAGCGCCATTGATCTGGATGAAGTATTAAGTTCATCATTAGGTAATATGGTAAGCAAAATAACCGGTAAAAAACAGCAGGAAGGTACAGGTGCCGAAAGCCGTTATGGTCAGCTAAACTTAACTGTAGCTAAATTTTACCGTATTAGTGGTAGCTCAACCCAGCACAAAGGAGTAACACCGGATATTCAGTTCCCATCGGTAATTCCTTTAGATAAATATGGTGAAGATACCGAGCCTTCAGCTTTACCTTTTGATGTTATTGCTAAAAGCAACTATGTTAAGGTGGGTGATTTAAGCAGTGTAGTACCGCAGCTGGCTAAACTTCATCAGCAACGTATGGAAAGCAATGCTAGCTACAAATACTTGCTGGAAGATATTGCTGATTTCAAAAAACGTGAAAATGAAAAAAGCATCACATTGAATGAAAAGCAATTGAAAACACAACGGGATGCCGACGATCAGAAAAACTTTGAACGTGGTAACCTGCGCCGGGCAGCATTGGGCTTAACACCACTTAAAAAAGGCCAAACTGCTCCAAAAGGTGAAGATTTAGATTTCTTGAAATTTGAAGCAGGTCAAATCATGACTGATTATATCAATCTGGCTAAAGGCAATCAGTACACTGGTGTTATTAGTCAGCCACAATAA
- a CDS encoding polysaccharide deacetylase family protein, giving the protein MKFLFTCFIALTLLVLTTIKVSAQANYLHIQNYKVYYGWAKHYPQDWIILRQFSNAGKTYLLLVNPQTLETKIDEPSFYQIQSLTLNQVRDVFKKTPYEKALRQAENQSVMVQDAGIERGLPKETGISLTADLCPSHRPLDKRIFTDMFQAFQQVERPVPIALSVTGIWMRQHPQDLAWLKQQQQKQEIYVTWVNHSFNHRVSKNLPLKENFLLEPSTNISYEVLETEKAMLKNGLLPSVFFRFPGLVSDQQLVYKITDFGLIPIGTDAWLAKGQQPQSGSIVLIHGNGNEPVGVQDFIQLLRSKTQAIAKKQWLLYDLRETVDAEFEGSK; this is encoded by the coding sequence ATGAAGTTTCTGTTTACTTGTTTTATTGCCTTAACCTTGCTGGTTTTAACAACAATTAAAGTTTCAGCACAAGCCAATTACCTGCACATACAAAACTATAAAGTGTATTATGGTTGGGCTAAGCACTATCCGCAAGATTGGATAATACTGCGGCAGTTTAGTAACGCAGGTAAAACATACCTCTTGCTGGTAAACCCGCAAACACTAGAAACCAAGATTGATGAGCCTAGCTTTTATCAAATACAATCTTTAACGCTCAATCAGGTGCGGGATGTGTTTAAGAAAACTCCTTACGAGAAAGCTTTACGGCAGGCCGAAAACCAATCCGTAATGGTGCAGGATGCCGGCATTGAACGGGGCTTGCCAAAAGAAACCGGCATTAGCTTGACGGCTGATTTATGCCCATCGCACCGGCCGCTCGATAAACGCATTTTTACCGATATGTTTCAGGCTTTTCAGCAAGTAGAACGGCCTGTACCTATTGCCTTATCAGTTACCGGCATCTGGATGCGGCAGCACCCGCAAGATTTGGCGTGGCTGAAGCAACAACAGCAAAAGCAGGAAATATATGTTACTTGGGTTAACCATTCCTTTAATCATCGGGTAAGCAAAAACTTGCCGCTGAAAGAAAATTTTTTACTGGAACCCAGTACCAACATCAGCTATGAAGTACTGGAAACCGAAAAAGCTATGCTGAAAAATGGTTTACTGCCTTCGGTATTCTTCCGTTTTCCGGGCTTGGTGTCTGACCAGCAACTGGTTTATAAAATTACTGATTTTGGTTTAATACCTATTGGTACCGATGCTTGGCTGGCTAAGGGACAGCAACCGCAATCTGGCAGTATTGTGCTGATACATGGCAACGGCAACGAGCCAGTAGGCGTACAAGATTTTATTCAACTGCTCCGTTCCAAAACACAGGCTATTGCCAAAAAGCAGTGGTTGTTATATGATTTACGCGAAACCGTAGATGCAGAATTTGAAGGAAGCAAGTAA
- a CDS encoding DNA-3-methyladenine glycosylase family protein, which translates to MSLTFNEQNYHQLCDQLAQADADFAAVIQAYGYPPYWSRANTFESLVHIILEQQVSLASALSALNKLKERVQQITPSRVLMLTDEELKACYFSRQKATYTKYLAGALLGGKLNLEELEQLPDQEVRARLTALKGIGNWTTDIYLLMVLHRTDVFPIGDLAIINALKRLKQLPSTTTKEELLARAETWRPYRSIAAMLLWHYYLGHRR; encoded by the coding sequence ATGAGTTTAACCTTTAATGAGCAAAACTATCATCAACTATGCGATCAGTTGGCGCAGGCAGATGCTGATTTTGCAGCAGTTATTCAGGCTTATGGTTACCCACCATACTGGTCGCGGGCGAATACCTTTGAATCGTTAGTGCACATTATTTTGGAGCAGCAGGTGTCATTAGCTTCGGCGTTGTCGGCATTGAATAAGTTGAAAGAACGTGTACAGCAAATTACACCTAGCCGGGTGCTCATGCTAACCGATGAAGAATTGAAAGCTTGTTACTTTAGCAGGCAGAAAGCTACTTATACCAAGTATTTGGCTGGAGCTTTACTAGGTGGAAAGCTCAATTTAGAGGAGTTAGAACAATTGCCGGATCAGGAAGTGCGTGCCCGGCTTACTGCTTTAAAAGGTATCGGTAACTGGACAACTGACATTTACCTGCTTATGGTGTTGCACCGTACTGATGTTTTTCCAATAGGAGATTTAGCTATTATCAATGCCCTAAAACGCCTGAAGCAGTTGCCTTCCACTACCACTAAAGAAGAATTGCTTGCTAGGGCCGAAACATGGCGGCCTTACCGCAGTATAGCGGCCATGTTGCTATGGCACTACTATTTAGGCCATAGGCGATAA
- the cphA gene encoding cyanophycin synthetase, with translation MKIENIQVLRGPNIWSVSRKKLIQMRLNLQELEHRPTNTIEGFYERLKELLPSLYDHRCSPGVKGGFFQRVQKGTWMGHVIEHIALEIQTLAGMDTGFGRTRETKTPGTYNVVFNYLEEKVGVFAAEAAVRIAEALIKGDDYPLEADIQQMREIRENTRLGPSTGSIVEEAIARDIPWIRLNNQSLVQLGYGKNQVRIRATMTEKTSSIAVDLAGNKDETKRILQEQAIPVAKGITITSTAQVKEAIRKVGFPLVFKPLDGNHGRGATINVKTEEEAVAAFEHAAKISRRVIVEKFITGYDFRVLVIDNKMVAAALRVPAHVKGDGEHNVQQLIDIENTDPRRGYGHENVLTHITIDRDTMDLLSKKGYGLETVPPADETVFLKSTANLSTGGTSIDVTDQVHPQNVFICERISRVIGLDICGIDIMAENLTEPLTETGGVILEVNAAPGFRMHIAPSEGLPRNVAGHVLDMLYPPGKSARIPIIATTGTNGKTTTTRLIAHIIKNNGYRVGFTTSDGIYVQNTMMLEGDTTGPASTEFILKDPTVEFAVLETARGGILRSGLGFGRCDIGVITNIQPDHLGISDIHTLDDLARVKSVIIKSVKKDGWGVLNADNEHCVRIGKQADCNIAYFSRNENNPVIKTHCQKGGIACVCENGFITIKKGDWKIRVQRTSQIPLTFGGTVNFMIENVMAATLAAYLWGIKTEDIRTPLQSFIPSVVQTPGRMNIFEFRDFKFMVDFAHNPDGYNGIKEFLKTVDSPYKIGLIAGTGDRRDEDIRELGRISAQMFDHVLLRQEHHLRGRTRENILGLMVEGLKEVKPDISYELLEDETDAIAYAINLARPGTFITTLSDAVDNAIEIIQNHQDRERAPSAK, from the coding sequence ATGAAAATTGAAAATATCCAAGTCCTTCGTGGCCCTAATATCTGGAGTGTTAGCCGAAAAAAACTCATTCAAATGCGGTTGAACTTGCAGGAACTAGAGCACCGACCCACCAATACTATTGAAGGTTTTTATGAACGATTAAAAGAACTACTGCCTAGTTTATACGATCACCGGTGTTCGCCGGGTGTAAAAGGTGGTTTTTTCCAGCGTGTGCAGAAAGGTACCTGGATGGGGCACGTTATTGAACACATTGCTCTTGAAATACAAACCTTAGCTGGCATGGATACCGGTTTTGGCCGAACCCGCGAAACCAAAACACCCGGTACCTACAACGTAGTATTTAACTACCTGGAAGAAAAAGTAGGCGTTTTTGCCGCCGAAGCAGCCGTACGCATTGCAGAAGCTTTGATTAAGGGTGATGACTACCCTTTGGAGGCTGACATTCAGCAGATGCGTGAAATACGTGAAAATACCCGATTAGGCCCTAGTACAGGCTCGATTGTGGAAGAGGCTATTGCCCGTGATATTCCGTGGATCAGGCTGAACAACCAATCGTTAGTGCAATTGGGGTATGGTAAAAACCAGGTACGCATACGGGCTACCATGACGGAAAAAACCAGCAGTATAGCAGTTGATTTAGCTGGTAACAAGGATGAAACCAAGCGCATTTTGCAGGAACAGGCTATTCCGGTAGCCAAAGGCATAACCATTACTTCGACTGCGCAGGTTAAGGAAGCTATCCGTAAAGTGGGCTTCCCGCTGGTGTTTAAGCCGCTGGATGGCAATCATGGCCGGGGCGCTACGATCAACGTTAAAACGGAAGAAGAAGCGGTAGCCGCTTTTGAACATGCCGCTAAAATATCGCGCCGGGTTATTGTAGAAAAATTTATTACCGGCTACGATTTCCGGGTGCTGGTGATTGATAATAAAATGGTAGCTGCTGCCTTGCGTGTACCGGCTCATGTAAAAGGCGATGGCGAACATAACGTTCAACAGCTTATTGATATTGAAAATACTGACCCACGCCGGGGTTATGGACATGAAAATGTGCTTACCCATATCACCATTGACCGGGATACGATGGATTTACTCAGTAAAAAAGGATATGGTTTGGAAACTGTACCGCCGGCAGATGAAACAGTATTTCTAAAATCAACCGCCAACCTGAGTACCGGCGGCACTTCCATTGATGTAACCGACCAGGTACACCCGCAAAATGTATTTATTTGCGAGCGTATATCGCGCGTTATTGGCCTGGATATTTGTGGTATCGACATCATGGCCGAAAACTTAACCGAGCCGCTTACCGAAACCGGCGGTGTAATACTGGAAGTAAATGCCGCGCCAGGTTTCCGGATGCATATTGCCCCAAGCGAAGGCTTACCCCGCAACGTGGCCGGCCATGTATTAGACATGCTGTATCCGCCGGGAAAATCGGCCCGCATACCCATTATTGCAACTACTGGTACTAACGGTAAAACTACCACTACACGATTAATTGCCCACATCATCAAAAACAATGGCTATCGTGTAGGTTTCACCACTTCAGATGGTATTTACGTACAAAATACCATGATGCTGGAAGGTGACACTACAGGTCCGGCCAGTACCGAATTTATTTTGAAAGACCCTACCGTAGAGTTTGCCGTGTTGGAAACTGCCCGTGGTGGTATTTTACGTTCCGGCTTGGGTTTTGGCCGCTGTGATATTGGGGTAATTACTAACATACAGCCCGACCATTTAGGCATCTCTGACATACATACCTTAGACGATTTGGCACGGGTAAAAAGCGTGATTATTAAATCGGTAAAGAAAGACGGTTGGGGTGTATTAAATGCGGATAATGAGCATTGTGTACGCATCGGTAAACAGGCGGATTGCAACATAGCTTATTTTAGCCGCAATGAGAACAACCCGGTTATTAAGACGCATTGCCAGAAAGGTGGTATAGCCTGTGTTTGCGAGAATGGCTTTATCACCATTAAAAAAGGCGATTGGAAAATACGGGTACAGCGTACCAGTCAGATACCACTTACTTTTGGCGGCACGGTGAACTTCATGATTGAAAACGTAATGGCCGCCACGCTGGCCGCTTACCTGTGGGGCATCAAAACAGAAGATATCAGAACACCACTGCAAAGTTTCATCCCATCAGTTGTACAAACCCCTGGACGCATGAATATTTTTGAGTTCCGGGACTTTAAATTTATGGTAGATTTTGCCCATAACCCAGATGGCTACAACGGCATTAAAGAGTTTCTGAAAACAGTAGATTCACCTTATAAAATTGGTTTAATTGCCGGTACCGGCGATCGGCGCGATGAAGATATACGTGAATTAGGCCGCATCTCCGCCCAAATGTTTGACCATGTTCTGTTACGCCAGGAACATCACCTGCGTGGCCGTACCCGCGAAAACATTCTAGGATTGATGGTAGAAGGTCTTAAGGAAGTAAAACCCGACATAAGCTATGAGCTTTTGGAAGATGAAACTGATGCTATTGCTTATGCCATTAACCTGGCACGTCCCGGCACTTTCATCACTACCCTAAGCGACGCGGTAGATAATGCTATCGAAATTATTCAGAATCATCAGGATCGTGAACGAGCGCCGTCGGCAAAGTAG